In the genome of Entelurus aequoreus isolate RoL-2023_Sb linkage group LG15, RoL_Eaeq_v1.1, whole genome shotgun sequence, one region contains:
- the si:dkey-192l18.9 gene encoding F-box/LRR-repeat protein 7, with translation MGANNGKLYGSEGKGSSSISSDISSSTDHTPTKAAKNATPSEGLDSSTRTLSTPSPGLKSSSLSSPALSSNGHDTNSTSSSSGAAETVAVVHPQPGGHTRSRPSKSHAAVDLLPDHALLQIFSHLATNQLCRCARVCRRWYNLAWDPRLWGAVRLTGELLHADRAVRILTHRLCQDTPNVCLTLETVIVSGCKRFTDRGLHVLAQCCPELRRLEVAGCYNISNEAVFEVVSRCPNLEHLNLSGCSKVTCISLTQEASLQLSPLHGQQISIHFLDMTDCFCLEDEGLRTIATHCPRLTHLYLRRCTRLSDEALRHLALHCPSIRELSLSDCRLVGDFGLREVARLEGCLRYLSVAHCARITDVGMRYVARYCPKLRYLNARGCEGLTDHGLGHLARSCPKLKSLDVGKCPLVSDGGLEQLAMYCGGLRRVSLRACESVTGRGLQALAANCCELQLLNVQECEVAPEALRFVRRHCRRCVIEHTNPAFY, from the exons GTTTGGACTCCAGCACCAGGACGCTGAGCACCCCCAGTCCAGGTCTCAAGTCCTCCTCGCTCTCCTCGCCTGCCCTCTCCAGCAACGGCCATGACACCAACTCCACGTCGTCCTCCTCCGGCGCCGCCGAGACCGTCGCCGTGGTCCACCCCCAGCCCGGCGGCCACACCCGTTCCCGCCCCTCCAAAAGCCACGCCGCGGTGGACCTCCTCCCCGACCACGCCCTCCTGCAGATCTTCTCCCACCTGGCCACCAACCAGCTATGCCGCTGCGCCCGCGTGTGCCGCCGCTGGTACAACCTGGCGTGGGACCCGCGGCTGTGGGGCGCCGTGCGTCTGACGGGGGAACTGCTGCACGCCGACCGCGCCGTCCGGATTCTCACCCACCGCCTGTGCCAGGACACGCCCAACGTGTGCCTCACCTTGGAGACGGTGATCGTCAGCGGGTGCAAGAGGTTCACCGACCGCGGGCTGCACGTGTTGGCGCAGTGCTGCCCCGAGCTGCGCCGCCTGGAGGTGGCCGGCTGCTACAACATCTCCAACGAGGCCGTGTTCGAGGTGGTGTCGCGCTGCCCCAACCTGGAGCACCTCAACCTCTCAG GCTGCTCCAAGGTGACATGCATCAGTTTGACCCAGGAGGCGTCGCTGCAGCTGTCGCCGCTTCACGGCCAGCAGATCTCCATCCACTTCCTGGACATGACCGACTGCTTCTGCCTGGAGGACGAGGGCTTGCGGACTATTGCCACGCACTGCCCCCGCCTGACGCACCTGTACCTGCGCCGCTGCACCCGCCTGAGCGACGAGGCCCTGCGCCACCTGGCCCTCCACTGTCCGTCCATACGGGAGCTCAGCCTCAGCGACTGCCGCCTGGTGGGCGACTTCGGTCTACGTGAGGTGGCCCGCCTGGAGGGCTGCCTGCGCTACCTGAGCGTGGCCCACTGCGCGCGCATCACCGACGTGGGCATGCGCTACGTGGCCCGCTACTGCCCCAAGCTGCGCTACCTGAACGCGCGGGGCTGCGAGGGGCTGACGGACCACGGCCTGGGCCACCTGGCCCGCAGCTGCCCCAAGCTCAAGTCTCTGGACGTGGGCAAGTGCCCACTGGTGTCGGACGGCGGCCTGGAGCAGCTCGCCATGTACTGCGGCGGGCTGCGGCGGGTCAGCCTGAGGGCGTGCGAGAGCGTGACGGGGCGGGGGCTCCAGGCGCTGGCGGCGAACTGCTGCGAGCTGCAGCTGCTCAACGTGCAGGAGTGCGAGGTGGCGCCGGAGGCGCTGCGCTTCGTGCGGCGCCACTGCCGCCGCTGCGTCATCGAGCACACAAACCCCGCCTTCTATTGA